The genomic stretch TTCTGGATTTGTGTACCGGTAGCGGCTGTATCGGCATTGCTTGCGCCTACGCTTTCCCCCATGCACGGGTTGATTTGGGTGACATTTCGGCGGAAGCGTTGGAAGTGGCGCGGATCAATATCGAGCGCCATAACCTTGCTGGTCAGGTAGAAGCACTTGAGTCTGATTTGTTCGACCATCTGCAAGGTCGCCAGTACGACATTATCGTCAGCAACCCGCCGTATGTGGATGCGCAGGACATGGCTGCCTTGACCCCGGAATTCTTGCATGAGCCCGCCGCTTTGGCGCTGGCATCAGGGGATGATGGGCTGGATCATACCCGCCGCATCCTGCGTGATGCCGCCAAGCATTTGACGGATCACGGCATTTTGGTGGTGGAAGTGGGCAATAGCCAATACGCCCTGCAAGCCGCTTACCCGGATGTGCTGTTCCATTGGCTGGAATTCGAGCGCGGCGGTGATGGGGTATTCCTGCTCACCGCCGCTCAGGTGCGTGAACTGGCGAACTAAGGTTTCAGGCGGTACGTGTAGTAAGACGCATCACCGTCCGTGCCTGCATAAGGATAGGTGGTGGTGTCGCCCGTGTTATTGACGTTATTATTGACATTGTTGCTGGTGTAGCAATTGATCCTTTGCGCATCGGGCAGGTTGTTCAGCGGTGTGAAACCTTGCGATAAGGCGGCGTTCATTGAATTGCTGGTGACGGTGAAAATATTGATCTTGCCGTCAGCACCACCACAGAAGGCCGGGTACGCACGCCCGTCCATCCCGCAACTGCTGCTGGTGACGACTGCACCACCGGCTTGCAGTTGACGCTGCATTTCTTCTAACGGTATGCCACCGCTTTCACATTGGCGTGAACCCTGATATTTGTAAATGTCCACGTAAGTAATCGGCATGGGTGTCGCGGCGGGATACGTTGGCGTTGCCACGCCCCACGGACTCCACGGGTTGACGTAAGCGCCTGTCGGAACACAGGCGCTGAGGAATAGGCTGGACAACAAGGCCACAGCCCCAAGGTGGATAGATGACATAAGTGGCTCCTTAATAAAAAAATAGGCAGTGTCATCGCCGAATTTAAGCGTTTGATGATAACTACCCATTTGAGTGACTGGAACTGTTTTCAGTTCCAGCTTGCTGGATTAATGGTTCTCGGGGTGCTTACTATCCGCGCATTTACCTCCAGAACGTGATGGATAACGCATTCCCCGTAGGGTATGACGCTCGCCTCTGGTATTCTTTACACCATATCCACACCCCCATGCCTGTCAGCCGGAGCATAACATGACGCATTCGAGTTACCCTGTCGAACCTGGAAATCGTAACCAAGGCGGCACTACCATCACTGAAGACGGCGTGAATTTCTGCGTTTTCTCCCGGCACGCGGAGCGTCTGGAATTGCTGTTGTTCGAGCGTGATGACAGCACAGAACCTTTCCAGGTCATCGAATTGGATCCAGATACGCACCGTACCTTTTTCTTTTGGCACGTATTGGTGCTGGGTCTGCCGATGGGAACTTGGTACAACTGGCGTGCCCACGGGCAGGGCGACACCCGCACCACCGGTCGCCGCTTTGATGGTGAAAAAGCCTTGCTAGACCCGTGGGCGACCACGATCAGTGACCGGCTGTGGAATCGCGAGGCCGCTTCTCTTCCCGGTGATAATGTCGCCCAAGCGATGCGGGCGATGGTGCAGAGTGATGTTTACGATTGGGAAGGTGATACCCCGTTACACATTCCGTTGAGCGAGTCGGTTATCTATGAGATGCACGTGGGCGGCTTTACCCGGCATCCTTCCTCCGGGGTCGAGCATCCCGGTAGTTATGCTGGCGTCATCGAGAAAATTCCCTACTTACAGGCACTGGGTGTTACCCACGTGGAGCTGCTGCCAGTGATGGCGTTCGACCGGCAGGATTTACCGCCCAAAACGGCGTCGATGGGGTTAAGCAATTACTGGGGTTACAGCACGCACAGTTTCTATGCACCGCATCCGCATTTTGCGGTGGAAGCGGCGCGTGCCCGCGATGAGTTCCGCGATATGGTCAAGGCATTGCACCGCGCAGGCATGGGCGTGATTCTCGATGTGGTCTTCAATCACACCGCCGAGGGCAGCCCGTTTGGCCCTACCATCAATTTCAAGGGACTCGGCAACGAGATGTTTTACCACTTGGACTTCATCGACCGGAGCCGCTATCGGGATTACAGCGGCTGCGGCAATACCGTGAACTGCAATCACCCGATGGTTAGCCGCTTTCTGGTGGATGCCCTGCGCTATTGGGTGGAAGAGATGCATGTGGATGGCTTCCGCTTCGATCTGGCGAGTGCGATGGCGCGGGGTGAGGATGGCAACCCCCAGTACCATGCGCCGATGCTCTGGCATATTGAGCTATCCCAGTTTTTGAGCCAAACCCATATCATCGCCGAAGCATGGGATGCTGCCGGGCTTTACCAGTTGGGGGATTTCCCCGGTTTCCGCTGGGCGGAATGGAATGGCCTGTACCGGGATGTGATCCGCGCTTTTGTGCGTGGTGACACCGGACTGGTTCCTGAAGTCGCTACCCGTATGTGTGGCTCCAGCGATTTGTATGCTTCCCGTGGACGCTTGCCGTGGAACTCGATCAACTTTGTCACCTGCCACGACGGTTACACCCTGTGGGATCTGGTCAGTTTTGAAGGCAAGCACAACGCGGCCAATGGCGAAGACAACCGCGACGGTCATAATCACAACTTGAGCGCCAACTACGGGGTGGAAGGGGCTAGCGATGACCCGCGTATCGACCGGCTGCGTCGTCGTCAGGCGAAAAACCTTGTCGCCATTTTGCTGCTTAGTCAGGGCGTGCCGATGCTGCATGGTAGCGACGAGATACTGGCTACCAAACAGGGCAACAACAACACCTATTGCCAAGATAATGCCTTGTCTTGGCAAGACTGGAATCTGGTGGAACGCAACGCCGACATGCTGGCTTTCGTGCAGGGCATGATCCGGCTACGGCGTCGCCACCCAACCTTAAGCCGCTCGCGTTTTGTTACCGGTCAGCCCAGAAATGGTCATGACCTGCCCGACATTACTTGGCATGGAACGGCACTCAATGCAGCACCGTGGAACGACCCGGATGCCCGGCACATTGCGTTCACCCTTGCCGGTAGCAAGCCCGACGAACCCGCGCTGCATATCGTGCTGAATATGGCGGTGGAAGCGCAGACGTTTGCATTGCCACCGTTCCCCGGTCGGCAGTGGCGACTCGCTGTCGATACCACCACCGC from Thiothrix litoralis encodes the following:
- the prmB gene encoding 50S ribosomal protein L3 N(5)-glutamine methyltransferase, with product MDFDHSELLTIKDYIRWGASRFADAELSFSHGMSSPFDEAAYLVLHTLYLPVDTPDLYFDSRLTRSERAAVAEIIQQRIETRKPAAYLTHEGWFLGLPFYVDEHVLIPRSPIAEYIEKHFAPWIAEHEVHHILDLCTGSGCIGIACAYAFPHARVDLGDISAEALEVARINIERHNLAGQVEALESDLFDHLQGRQYDIIVSNPPYVDAQDMAALTPEFLHEPAALALASGDDGLDHTRRILRDAAKHLTDHGILVVEVGNSQYALQAAYPDVLFHWLEFERGGDGVFLLTAAQVRELAN
- a CDS encoding HU family DNA-binding protein, with the protein product MSSIHLGAVALLSSLFLSACVPTGAYVNPWSPWGVATPTYPAATPMPITYVDIYKYQGSRQCESGGIPLEEMQRQLQAGGAVVTSSSCGMDGRAYPAFCGGADGKINIFTVTSNSMNAALSQGFTPLNNLPDAQRINCYTSNNVNNNVNNTGDTTTYPYAGTDGDASYYTYRLKP
- the glgX gene encoding glycogen debranching protein GlgX, yielding MTHSSYPVEPGNRNQGGTTITEDGVNFCVFSRHAERLELLLFERDDSTEPFQVIELDPDTHRTFFFWHVLVLGLPMGTWYNWRAHGQGDTRTTGRRFDGEKALLDPWATTISDRLWNREAASLPGDNVAQAMRAMVQSDVYDWEGDTPLHIPLSESVIYEMHVGGFTRHPSSGVEHPGSYAGVIEKIPYLQALGVTHVELLPVMAFDRQDLPPKTASMGLSNYWGYSTHSFYAPHPHFAVEAARARDEFRDMVKALHRAGMGVILDVVFNHTAEGSPFGPTINFKGLGNEMFYHLDFIDRSRYRDYSGCGNTVNCNHPMVSRFLVDALRYWVEEMHVDGFRFDLASAMARGEDGNPQYHAPMLWHIELSQFLSQTHIIAEAWDAAGLYQLGDFPGFRWAEWNGLYRDVIRAFVRGDTGLVPEVATRMCGSSDLYASRGRLPWNSINFVTCHDGYTLWDLVSFEGKHNAANGEDNRDGHNHNLSANYGVEGASDDPRIDRLRRRQAKNLVAILLLSQGVPMLHGSDEILATKQGNNNTYCQDNALSWQDWNLVERNADMLAFVQGMIRLRRRHPTLSRSRFVTGQPRNGHDLPDITWHGTALNAAPWNDPDARHIAFTLAGSKPDEPALHIVLNMAVEAQTFALPPFPGRQWRLAVDTTTAPGVYEPAEQPIISANQLTVEGRCVVVLESH